The following are encoded in a window of Nomia melanderi isolate GNS246 chromosome 6, iyNomMela1, whole genome shotgun sequence genomic DNA:
- the LOC116430134 gene encoding uncharacterized protein LOC116430134 isoform X1 gives MSQHRRYAGDFTDTLNSFQYGTSSDTLDSISQDSLDQIKTCNFPSNGSTRTSKHSIILAGSYTKDSLVPETSTLVPSAPDLNKWIDLFQNDNLTDEFVNNAESKHSRVKVDNKENIDPQCAIRENTVSKDKYVLTPTSLNKGKRDTNYNIHRNKSDKVSMPERNIHKTITKSWPILLNCKNTYTDTFDTKYEYEQEATEINKFERILCSLDNKLNQIKEVSQSEPILKRLSEKFVNSPTNFTEKLVTIIEESVLNNSEDTSNTSAINLSRLTIEFRKMCKFIEDESWPEWAPSLPSTPPNCDEVFTSPISTKFINNKHLKKEKSFTTPVNTASPSTPLSATDVLKKRFFQKISRKNFNGSNDGMNLSSNMSSVESFERLEEQCNKLFPQEKEVFTPLQRCSSMPSLLSITQFKDICEEQMASLDVSNIYNKKETVSSTPDLLNKCIEQNSWANKLDLKCTELQTESDHKSIDFEYRNVSYTKKKSIKSNGDSNFNKVNVDKVTNDYTAFDTDELEKTLLQDIAQKRKRCLDTARLITEINADAEVMGDTKSLETSPEFCNLNESNSLANNEVKFLKTLMSCKNYLTYLEKQKPFFNLLERSESYTPRTPMKNKEITDIKNTQADHSGKGFLSMESPIHTKSPLNSNIKAYEIYDSPLSGKIDNTNREKAEQAKAKLFVTPGKNPPTAKYKKKKEYFPGMYSPKKHAVEDHILKSPHAKGLYRLNYNKIISPVGMYIRGTDMQLIKNVHAKPDDLLLTPAKKCMKSSPNVNSKQLTPLNGIINLSPKANPLQKQQVNPTNNKTNTFKNHFILPKTSYKLPTQVKTIKETKSPKQGTRVKQLMESPQSKVVTRHEGRIKLQQKQGNTGTIPTGEILESHYEPEDISIHVEQATSKTNFIQKQKHI, from the exons ATGAGTCAGCATCGAAGATACGCTGGAGATTTTACAGATACATTAAACAGTTTCC aATATGGTACCAGTTCTGATACTCTTGATTCTATATCTCAAGATAGTTTAGATCAGataaaaacatgtaattttcCTTCAAATGGATCTACACGCACAAgtaaacattcaattattttagCTGGCAGTTATACAAAGGATTCTCTAGTGCCAGAAACATCTACACTTGTACCGTCAGCACCAGATTTAAATAAATGGattgatttatttcaaaatgacaATTTAACAGATGAGTTTGTAAATAATGCTGAATCTAAACATTCACGTGTGAAAGTTGATAATAAGGAAAATATTGATCCTCAATGTGCAATAAGGGAAAATACAGTTTCTAAAGACAAGTATGTATTAACACCAACTTCGTTGAATAAAGGAAAGAgagatacaaattataatattcatcgcAATAAATCTGATAAAGTTTCAATGCCAGAACGAAATATACATAAGACAATAACAAAATCTTGGCCCATTCTACTTAACTGTAAAAACACATATACAGATACTTTTGATACAAAGTATGAATATGAACAGGAAGCCacagaaataaacaaatttgaaagaATACTTTGCTCTTTAGATAATAAGTTAAATCAAATAAAGGAAGTGTCACAGTCAGAACCAATTTTAAAGCGTTTGTCTGAGAAGTTCGTGAATTCACCaacaaatttcactgaaaagctAGTAACTATTATTGAAGaatcagttttaaataatagTGAAGATACATCTAATACATCAGCAATAAATTTAAGTAGACTGACaattgaatttcgaaaaatgtgtAAATTTATAGAAGATGAATCTTGGCCTGAATGGGCACCTTCTCTTCCTTCTACACCTCCAAACTGTGATGAGGTTTTTACAAGTCCAATTTCTACTAAATTTATCAATAACAAACacttaaaaaaagagaaatcattTACTACACCAGTAAATACAGCTTCACCTAGCACACCACTATCTGCAACAGATGTACTTAAGAAAAGGTTCTTCCAGAAGATTTcaagaaaaaattttaatggaagtaATGATGGTATGAATTTGTCGTCAAATATGTCTAGTGTTGAATCATTTGAACGTTTAGAAGAgcaatgtaataaattatttcctcAAGAGAAAGAAGTTTTTACACCTTTACAGAGGTGTTCTTCAATGCCTTCATTGTTAAGTATCACTCAATTCAAAGATATTTGTGAAGAACAAATGGCTTCATTGGATGTCTctaatatatataacaaaaaggAAACTGTTTCAAGTACTCctgatttattgaataaatgtaTAGAACAAAATTCATGGGCAAATAAATTAGATTTGAAATGTACTGAATTACAAACAGAATCGGATCATAAATCAATAGATtttgaatatagaaatgtatcaTATACCAagaaaaaatctataaaaagcaACGGGGATTCAAACtttaataaagtaaatgttGATAAAGTTACAAATGATTATACAGCATTTGATACAGATGAATTGGAAAAAACACTCCTACAAGACATAGCACAGAAAAGAAAGCGGTGTCTTGATACGGCAAGGcttattacagaaattaatgCAGATGCTGAAGTTATGGGAGACACAAAATCATTAGAAACGTCTCCAGAATTTTGTAATCTGAATGAATCAAACTCATTAGCCAACAATGAAGTTAAGTTTCTGAAAACTTTgatgtcttgtaaaaattatttaacatactTAGAAAAGCAGAAACCCTTCTTTAATCTACTTGAGAGATCAGAATCTTACACACCCAGAActccaatgaaaaataaagaaatcactgatattaaaaatacacaaGCTGACCACTCAGGGAAAGGATTTTTAAGTATGGAATCACCTATTCACACAAAAAGTCCCTTAAACTCAAATATAAAAGCTTATGAAATATACGATTCGCCACTGTCAGGGAAAATAGATAACACAAATAGAGAAAAAGCAGAACAGGCGAAAGCAAAACTCTTTGTTACACCAGGTAAAAATCCTCCAACAGCAAAgtataaaaagaagaaagaatattttcccGGTATGTATAGTCCCAAAAAGCATGCCGTGGAAGATCACATTTTGAAAAGTCCACATGCTAAAGGGTTGTACagattgaattataataaaataatatcgccAGTTGGTATGTATATAAGAGGTACAGATATGCAACTTATAAAAAACGTACATGCTAAACCAGATGACCTCTTACTTACACCTGCAAAAAAGTGTATGAAATCATCGCCAAATGTAAATTCCAAACAATTAACACCGCTAAATGGGATAATTAATTTATCACCAAAAGCAAATCCATTACAAAAGCAACAG GTAAATCcaacaaataacaaaactaatacCTTTAAAAACCATTTCATATTGCCAAAAACATCTTATAAACTTCCTACACAAGTAAAAACg ATAAAGGAAACTAAATCTCCTAAACAGGGAACTAGGGTAAAACAATTAATGGAATCACCGCAAAGTAAAGTAGTTACCCGTCACGAAG GTAGAATTAAGTTACAACAAAAACAAGGGAATACAGGGACAATACCAACTggtgaaatattagaaagtcATTATGAACCAGAAGATATATCTATACATGTGGAGCAGGCAACTAGTAAGACAAATTTTATCCAGAAACAGAAACAtatatag
- the LOC116430134 gene encoding uncharacterized protein LOC116430134 isoform X2 → MSQHRRYAGDFTDTLNSFQYGTSSDTLDSISQDSLDQIKTCNFPSNGSTRTSKHSIILAGSYTKDSLVPETSTLVPSAPDLNKWIDLFQNDNLTDEFVNNAESKHSRVKVDNKENIDPQCAIRENTVSKDKYVLTPTSLNKGKRDTNYNIHRNKSDKVSMPERNIHKTITKSWPILLNCKNTYTDTFDTKYEYEQEATEINKFERILCSLDNKLNQIKEVSQSEPILKRLSEKFVNSPTNFTEKLVTIIEESVLNNSEDTSNTSAINLSRLTIEFRKMCKFIEDESWPEWAPSLPSTPPNCDEVFTSPISTKFINNKHLKKEKSFTTPVNTASPSTPLSATDVLKKRFFQKISRKNFNGSNDGMNLSSNMSSVESFERLEEQCNKLFPQEKEVFTPLQRCSSMPSLLSITQFKDICEEQMASLDVSNIYNKKETVSSTPDLLNKCIEQNSWANKLDLKCTELQTESDHKSIDFEYRNVSYTKKKSIKSNGDSNFNKVNVDKVTNDYTAFDTDELEKTLLQDIAQKRKRCLDTARLITEINADAEVMGDTKSLETSPEFCNLNESNSLANNEVKFLKTLMSCKNYLTYLEKQKPFFNLLERSESYTPRTPMKNKEITDIKNTQADHSGKGFLSMESPIHTKSPLNSNIKAYEIYDSPLSGKIDNTNREKAEQAKAKLFVTPGKNPPTAKYKKKKEYFPGMYSPKKHAVEDHILKSPHAKGLYRLNYNKIISPVGMYIRGTDMQLIKNVHAKPDDLLLTPAKKCMKSSPNVNSKQLTPLNGIINLSPKANPLQKQQVNPTNNKTNTFKNHFILPKTSYKLPTQVKTIKETKSPKQGTRVKQLMESPQSKVVTRHEELSYNKNKGIQGQYQLVKY, encoded by the exons ATGAGTCAGCATCGAAGATACGCTGGAGATTTTACAGATACATTAAACAGTTTCC aATATGGTACCAGTTCTGATACTCTTGATTCTATATCTCAAGATAGTTTAGATCAGataaaaacatgtaattttcCTTCAAATGGATCTACACGCACAAgtaaacattcaattattttagCTGGCAGTTATACAAAGGATTCTCTAGTGCCAGAAACATCTACACTTGTACCGTCAGCACCAGATTTAAATAAATGGattgatttatttcaaaatgacaATTTAACAGATGAGTTTGTAAATAATGCTGAATCTAAACATTCACGTGTGAAAGTTGATAATAAGGAAAATATTGATCCTCAATGTGCAATAAGGGAAAATACAGTTTCTAAAGACAAGTATGTATTAACACCAACTTCGTTGAATAAAGGAAAGAgagatacaaattataatattcatcgcAATAAATCTGATAAAGTTTCAATGCCAGAACGAAATATACATAAGACAATAACAAAATCTTGGCCCATTCTACTTAACTGTAAAAACACATATACAGATACTTTTGATACAAAGTATGAATATGAACAGGAAGCCacagaaataaacaaatttgaaagaATACTTTGCTCTTTAGATAATAAGTTAAATCAAATAAAGGAAGTGTCACAGTCAGAACCAATTTTAAAGCGTTTGTCTGAGAAGTTCGTGAATTCACCaacaaatttcactgaaaagctAGTAACTATTATTGAAGaatcagttttaaataatagTGAAGATACATCTAATACATCAGCAATAAATTTAAGTAGACTGACaattgaatttcgaaaaatgtgtAAATTTATAGAAGATGAATCTTGGCCTGAATGGGCACCTTCTCTTCCTTCTACACCTCCAAACTGTGATGAGGTTTTTACAAGTCCAATTTCTACTAAATTTATCAATAACAAACacttaaaaaaagagaaatcattTACTACACCAGTAAATACAGCTTCACCTAGCACACCACTATCTGCAACAGATGTACTTAAGAAAAGGTTCTTCCAGAAGATTTcaagaaaaaattttaatggaagtaATGATGGTATGAATTTGTCGTCAAATATGTCTAGTGTTGAATCATTTGAACGTTTAGAAGAgcaatgtaataaattatttcctcAAGAGAAAGAAGTTTTTACACCTTTACAGAGGTGTTCTTCAATGCCTTCATTGTTAAGTATCACTCAATTCAAAGATATTTGTGAAGAACAAATGGCTTCATTGGATGTCTctaatatatataacaaaaaggAAACTGTTTCAAGTACTCctgatttattgaataaatgtaTAGAACAAAATTCATGGGCAAATAAATTAGATTTGAAATGTACTGAATTACAAACAGAATCGGATCATAAATCAATAGATtttgaatatagaaatgtatcaTATACCAagaaaaaatctataaaaagcaACGGGGATTCAAACtttaataaagtaaatgttGATAAAGTTACAAATGATTATACAGCATTTGATACAGATGAATTGGAAAAAACACTCCTACAAGACATAGCACAGAAAAGAAAGCGGTGTCTTGATACGGCAAGGcttattacagaaattaatgCAGATGCTGAAGTTATGGGAGACACAAAATCATTAGAAACGTCTCCAGAATTTTGTAATCTGAATGAATCAAACTCATTAGCCAACAATGAAGTTAAGTTTCTGAAAACTTTgatgtcttgtaaaaattatttaacatactTAGAAAAGCAGAAACCCTTCTTTAATCTACTTGAGAGATCAGAATCTTACACACCCAGAActccaatgaaaaataaagaaatcactgatattaaaaatacacaaGCTGACCACTCAGGGAAAGGATTTTTAAGTATGGAATCACCTATTCACACAAAAAGTCCCTTAAACTCAAATATAAAAGCTTATGAAATATACGATTCGCCACTGTCAGGGAAAATAGATAACACAAATAGAGAAAAAGCAGAACAGGCGAAAGCAAAACTCTTTGTTACACCAGGTAAAAATCCTCCAACAGCAAAgtataaaaagaagaaagaatattttcccGGTATGTATAGTCCCAAAAAGCATGCCGTGGAAGATCACATTTTGAAAAGTCCACATGCTAAAGGGTTGTACagattgaattataataaaataatatcgccAGTTGGTATGTATATAAGAGGTACAGATATGCAACTTATAAAAAACGTACATGCTAAACCAGATGACCTCTTACTTACACCTGCAAAAAAGTGTATGAAATCATCGCCAAATGTAAATTCCAAACAATTAACACCGCTAAATGGGATAATTAATTTATCACCAAAAGCAAATCCATTACAAAAGCAACAG GTAAATCcaacaaataacaaaactaatacCTTTAAAAACCATTTCATATTGCCAAAAACATCTTATAAACTTCCTACACAAGTAAAAACg ATAAAGGAAACTAAATCTCCTAAACAGGGAACTAGGGTAAAACAATTAATGGAATCACCGCAAAGTAAAGTAGTTACCCGTCACGAAG AATTAAGTTACAACAAAAACAAGGGAATACAGGGACAATACCAACTggtgaaatattag
- the LOC116430137 gene encoding cell cycle checkpoint protein RAD1 isoform X1 yields MFPDVEGHKLVAKLGNLKTIVQLLKAINFKESATCFGTENGLKLTVEDVKCMQASAYIPSHVFQEFTLQEDVIFRINLNVLVECLCMFWSNINSQGSSVTFQLFYKGTGYPVTVLIEEDGIITDCSLKTQEPDELLDFHLEPENVLNKVVLQTELLKDILSELDPTSDLIELLLSPSAPYFRISTAGLAGICHVELPHDGDLVDSFQCASTATSSYKLSHIKPAMKALACANKVSLRTDVCGLLCFQYMVKTDEGHTCYIEYYVRVNFFLSYLHNQKILNALYKHMKNILSDFTGDRPR; encoded by the exons ATGTTTCCTGATGTAGAAGGTCATAAATTAGTTGCAAAATTGGGAAATCTTAAGACTATAGTACAGTTATTGaaagcaattaattttaaagag AGTGCAACATGTTTTGGGACAGAAAATGGTTTAAAATTAACAGTGGAAGATGTAAAATGTATGCAAGCCAGTGCTTATATTCCATCTCACGTATTCCAAGAATTTACTTTACAGGAAGATgtaatttttcgaataaatttaaatgtactAGTTGAATGTCTTTGTATGTTTTGGAGCAATATCAATTCTCAAGGAAGTTCAGTAACTTTTCAActtttttataaa GGCACTGGATATCCGGTAACAGTTCTTATAGAAGAAGATGGTATTATAACAGATTGTTCTTTAAAAACTCAAGAACCTGATGAATTGTTAGACTTTCATCTTGAACCAGAAAATGTTTTGAATAAAGTAGTTTTGCAGACTGAATTATTGAAGGATATTCTATCTGAGCTTGATCCAACCAGTGATTTAATAGAG ctTCTTTTGTCACCTTCTGCTCCATATTTTCGAATTAGCACAGCTGGATTAGCTGGAATTTGTCACGTTGAATTACCACATGATGGGGATTTGGTAGATAGTTTTCAGTGTGCTTCAACAGCAACATCTAGTTATAAGTTGTCACATATTAAACCAGCTATGAAAGCATTGGCATGTGCTAATAAAGTTTCTTTGAGAACCGATGTGTGTGGATTGTTATGTTTTCAATATATGGTGAAAACAGATGAGGGTCATACTTGTTACATAGAGTATTATGTAAGAGTCAACTTCTTTCTATCTTATTTACATAATCAGAAAATTTTGAATGCCCTATACAagcatatgaaaaatattctttcagatTTCACCGGTGATAGACCCAGATGA
- the LOC116430137 gene encoding cell cycle checkpoint protein RAD1 isoform X2: MFPDVEGHKLVAKLGNLKTIVQLLKAINFKESATCFGTENGLKLTVEDVKCMQASAYIPSHVFQEFTLQEDVIFRINLNVLVECLCMFWSNINSQGSSVTFQLFYKGTGYPVTVLIEEDGIITDCSLKTQEPDELLDFHLEPENVLNKVVLQTELLKDILSELDPTSDLIELLLSPSAPYFRISTAGLAGICHVELPHDGDLVDSFQCASTATSSYKLSHIKPAMKALACANKVSLRTDVCGLLCFQYMVKTDEGHTCYIEYYISPVIDPDE, translated from the exons ATGTTTCCTGATGTAGAAGGTCATAAATTAGTTGCAAAATTGGGAAATCTTAAGACTATAGTACAGTTATTGaaagcaattaattttaaagag AGTGCAACATGTTTTGGGACAGAAAATGGTTTAAAATTAACAGTGGAAGATGTAAAATGTATGCAAGCCAGTGCTTATATTCCATCTCACGTATTCCAAGAATTTACTTTACAGGAAGATgtaatttttcgaataaatttaaatgtactAGTTGAATGTCTTTGTATGTTTTGGAGCAATATCAATTCTCAAGGAAGTTCAGTAACTTTTCAActtttttataaa GGCACTGGATATCCGGTAACAGTTCTTATAGAAGAAGATGGTATTATAACAGATTGTTCTTTAAAAACTCAAGAACCTGATGAATTGTTAGACTTTCATCTTGAACCAGAAAATGTTTTGAATAAAGTAGTTTTGCAGACTGAATTATTGAAGGATATTCTATCTGAGCTTGATCCAACCAGTGATTTAATAGAG ctTCTTTTGTCACCTTCTGCTCCATATTTTCGAATTAGCACAGCTGGATTAGCTGGAATTTGTCACGTTGAATTACCACATGATGGGGATTTGGTAGATAGTTTTCAGTGTGCTTCAACAGCAACATCTAGTTATAAGTTGTCACATATTAAACCAGCTATGAAAGCATTGGCATGTGCTAATAAAGTTTCTTTGAGAACCGATGTGTGTGGATTGTTATGTTTTCAATATATGGTGAAAACAGATGAGGGTCATACTTGTTACATAGAGTATTAT atTTCACCGGTGATAGACCCAGATGAATAA
- the fabp gene encoding fatty acid binding protein isoform X2 — MLSGFYGKRYKLESSENFDEFMRTLGVGLMTRKVGSSVSPVVELTEDSGLYTLKTTSPFKNSEIKFKLGEEFEEETPDGRKVKSVCTMEGNKLVQIQKGEKQTTIEREFTPTEMKAIMKVDDIVCTRVYKVQE; from the exons ATGTTGTCGGGATTTTACGGGAAACGTTACAAGCTGGAATCCAGCGAGAACTTCGATGAATTCATGAGAACATTAG GCGTGGGCCTGATGACCCGTAAAGTGGGTAGCAGCGTGAGTCCTGTCGTTGAATTAACGGAGGACAGTGGCCTGTACACGCTGAAGACGACCAGCCCGTTCAAGAATtccgaaataaaattcaagctCGGCGAGGAATTCGAGGAGGAGACCCCGGACGGCAGGAAGGTGAAGAGCGTCTGCACCATGGAGGGAAATAAGCTTGTTCAGATCCAGAAGGGCGAGAAGCAGACCACCATCGAAAGAGAGTTCACGCCGACGGAAATGAAGGCG ATAATGAAAGTCGACGATATTGTATGCACGAGAGTATACAAGGTCCAAGAGTAA